Proteins found in one Serinicoccus marinus DSM 15273 genomic segment:
- a CDS encoding fused MFS/spermidine synthase, whose translation MSPRPPPQDPRGDATPRATPRADTPSDAAPAALAPWVAAVVTFGSSAAVLVLEITALRLIAPYVGITLETNTAVIGLALAAIAFGAWAGGASADRTSPRGLIGPLLVLGGALTLTISPAVRWVTAFTPPEQSASMAILLAAVTVFAPAAVLSAIPPMVVKLQLGALTETGSVVGRLSAIGTLGAIAATFVTGFVLVALLRTSVILLATGLVLMAAGFALVVTARRGGVEPGVGTAGALTVAIVGAGLGLIAPDPCQVETRYHCASVVADPDREGGRTLVLDTLRHSYVDLDDPAYLEFAYVRTLAGALDTWAPADERLDVLHVGGGAMTLPRYQVAYREAGANSVVEIDPGVVELVRERLPLPDSDRLTVDVQDGRVAVAGLATDSYDVYVGDAFGGVAAPWHLATAETFADVERVLRPDGLVALNIIDYQELGFLAAEVATLRTLFDHVEVLTHDDRPVPGGNFVVLASDTPLDPAAVEAATDEHGGGMRALTPERVDELAEGAEVLTDDHAPVDQLFTGRS comes from the coding sequence GTGAGTCCCCGACCCCCACCGCAGGACCCCCGCGGGGACGCCACCCCGCGCGCCACCCCCCGAGCCGACACCCCGAGCGACGCCGCCCCCGCCGCCCTGGCCCCGTGGGTCGCGGCCGTCGTCACCTTCGGCTCCTCGGCGGCCGTCCTGGTCCTGGAGATCACGGCGCTGCGGCTCATCGCGCCCTACGTCGGGATCACCCTGGAGACCAACACCGCGGTCATCGGCCTGGCGCTGGCGGCGATCGCCTTCGGCGCCTGGGCCGGGGGCGCGAGCGCCGACCGCACCTCACCACGCGGTCTCATCGGCCCGCTGCTCGTGCTCGGCGGCGCGTTGACGCTGACGATCAGCCCGGCGGTCCGCTGGGTCACCGCGTTCACCCCGCCCGAGCAGTCGGCGAGCATGGCGATCCTGCTCGCGGCGGTCACCGTCTTCGCCCCTGCCGCGGTGCTCTCCGCGATCCCGCCGATGGTGGTGAAGCTGCAGCTCGGCGCGCTCACCGAGACCGGCTCGGTCGTCGGCCGCCTCTCCGCCATCGGCACCCTTGGTGCGATCGCGGCCACCTTCGTCACCGGATTCGTCCTCGTCGCGCTGCTGCGCACGAGCGTCATCCTGCTGGCCACCGGTCTGGTGCTCATGGCCGCCGGCTTCGCTCTCGTCGTCACCGCCCGGCGCGGCGGGGTCGAGCCCGGCGTCGGCACGGCTGGCGCTCTCACGGTCGCGATCGTCGGCGCCGGCCTGGGGCTCATCGCGCCGGACCCGTGCCAGGTCGAGACCCGCTACCACTGCGCCTCGGTCGTCGCCGATCCCGACCGCGAGGGCGGCCGCACCCTGGTGCTCGACACGCTGCGGCACAGCTACGTCGACCTGGACGACCCGGCATACCTCGAGTTCGCGTATGTCCGCACGCTCGCGGGCGCGCTCGACACCTGGGCGCCCGCGGACGAGCGCCTCGACGTGCTGCACGTCGGCGGCGGCGCGATGACGCTGCCGCGCTACCAGGTGGCCTACCGCGAGGCCGGGGCCAACTCGGTCGTCGAGATCGACCCGGGCGTCGTCGAGCTGGTGCGCGAGCGGCTGCCGCTGCCGGACTCCGACCGCCTCACCGTCGACGTCCAGGACGGCCGGGTCGCGGTCGCCGGGCTCGCGACCGACAGCTACGACGTCTATGTCGGCGACGCCTTCGGCGGGGTCGCCGCGCCGTGGCACCTCGCGACGGCCGAGACCTTTGCCGACGTCGAGCGCGTGCTGCGGCCGGACGGGCTCGTCGCGCTCAACATCATCGACTACCAGGAGCTGGGCTTCCTCGCCGCCGAGGTCGCGACGCTGCGCACCCTCTTCGACCACGTCGAGGTGCTCACGCACGACGACCGGCCGGTGCCGGGCGGCAACTTCGTCGTGCTCGCCTCGGACACCCCGCTCGACCCGGCGGCGGTGGAGGCGGCGACCGACGAGCACGGTGGGGGTATGCGCGCGCTCACCCCGGAGCGGGTCGACGAGCTCGCAGAGGGGGCCGAGGTGCTCACCGACGACCACGCGCCGGTCGACCAGCTCTTCACCGGCCGCTCCTGA